One segment of Rhipicephalus sanguineus isolate Rsan-2018 chromosome 6, BIME_Rsan_1.4, whole genome shotgun sequence DNA contains the following:
- the LOC119398058 gene encoding uncharacterized protein LOC119398058, which yields MKAMMMVREESDRIDSMRHLAARPAMKPYTVAGSAGVSSVRDSRDPDYQKVWRMMQTHKTDLPTSVVLSDQTLLEVVVGKAVLILSRASVAARATAACASFERGEFYLAREPMFKFNSVFYLNKRLAPARRQAINNRILWLRESGLVEKWWQESSGNWEGCGQVISDGRLKFSDFQDLLLFWLAMLGIATAVFLCESACAVPCSRTADIDHTSRKPGGPLTSLETEGADRRRRATYTIGALRAMRFGGTHSTKP from the exons ATGAAAGCCATGATGATGGTTCGGGAGGAGTCCGACCGCATCGACAGCATGCGTCACCTGGCGGCTAGGCCAGCCATGAAGCCGTACACCGTGGCAGGAAGCGCTGGGGTGTCCTCCGTCCGT GATTCGAGGGACCCGGACTACCAGAAGGTGTGGCGCATGATGCAGACGCACAAGACTGACCTGCCCACATCGGTGGTGCTGTCGGACCAGACTCTGCTCGAGGTTGTGGTGGGCAAGGCGGTGCTCATCCTGAGCCGTGCCAGCGTCGCCGCCAGGGCCACGGCTGCATGCGCCAGCTTCGAGCGCGGAGAGTTCTACCTGGCCAGGGAGCCCATGTTCAAGTTCAACTCGGTCTTCTACCTCAACAAGCGGCTGGCTCCAGCGCGTAGACAGGCTATCAATAATAG AATCTTGTGGCTTCGCGAGTCCGGCCTGGTGGAAAAGTGGTGGCAGGAGTCCTCGGGCAACTGGGAGGGCTGTGGTCAAGTCATCAGCGACGGCCGCCTGAAATTCTCGGATTTCCAGGACCTGCTGCTCTTCTGGCTGGCCATGCTGGGCATTGCCACGGCCGTGTTCCTCTGCGAGTCTGCCTGCGCCGTTCCTTGCTCCCGCACTGCTGACATCGATCACACTTCACGGAAACCTGGTGGACCACTCACAAGCCTGGAGACAGAGGGCGCTGACCGCAGACGTCGCGCGACGTACACTATTGGTGCACTCAGGGCTATGCGCTTTGGAGGAACGCACAGCACAAAGCCTTAG